One stretch of Bacteroidota bacterium DNA includes these proteins:
- a CDS encoding FG-GAP-like repeat-containing protein: MLIRAAFVVTLLSLQFSCAIAQNFTKITDSTNPIVSASGSGAAGYSGASWMDYDNDGDIDLFACPDHLYKNNGNGSFTEVLNHGIGAGLPHAPATGVTWADMDNDGDLDCMYSGAASVLYRNNGKDSNFSFTSIKRGAIASVNNRGWAGAWGDFDNDGFVDMIITHPRGFVGTPIRNPFFRNLGAGEFSKVVTGDVVKDLAPYTVATWYDYDFDGDEDLFIGSGPAGTPARDYIFKNLLKESGSAILQRINDGILGTDLVDGQVWNWIDYDNDGDLDAYLTNYTGVSNNNLYRNDNGTFVKTIAADVGPIVSSNRGSLSNIWIDCDNDGDLDCYVTRDSARTSQYFSNNGNGTFIKIDSLPMVKNAVPHIAAVAGDYDDDGDMDLFVVSGGSNNELYRNDQSASNNWLKLNVKGFPLNRSAIGAKVKMKATINGKSYWQFREITAQNSFNGHNSMIAHFGLGNATVADSVIIEWLSGSKSTLVNVPAKQLLNITENGKQKYLRSVFYGDIEVDQVPFTVNFTNVSFGDSLSTPTSWKWDFNNDGIIDATTKNASFTYIKPDTYSVKLIISDGITSDTLVRQKYIIAKPLVSVVSINTVQHHFGTIDVNTEKRDTTITIYNLGKGTDSIFVSLKYGSSGPGTVKPDSALSISTKGFFLAAYDSQKITFTIFPRKVTRTNLTITYTPVLIITSKNNDGKKVFEKDMYFKLSGTLMGVDDSELKPRAFSLSQNYPNPFNPSTIIQFQIPEKNMVTMILYDAIGREAKRLISEERDQGEYSFSLNGEGLSSGLYYYTLRTGSYSETKKLMLLK; the protein is encoded by the coding sequence ATGCTCATCAGAGCCGCATTTGTTGTCACTCTCTTGTCACTTCAGTTCTCATGTGCCATTGCTCAAAACTTCACGAAAATTACAGATTCAACAAATCCAATTGTTTCAGCTTCAGGTTCCGGTGCCGCTGGATATTCGGGAGCAAGCTGGATGGATTATGACAATGATGGCGATATTGATCTTTTTGCCTGCCCGGATCATCTCTATAAAAATAATGGAAATGGATCATTCACTGAAGTGTTGAATCACGGAATTGGCGCAGGGTTACCCCACGCACCTGCCACCGGTGTAACCTGGGCGGATATGGACAATGACGGTGACCTGGATTGTATGTATTCAGGGGCCGCTTCCGTGTTATATCGAAATAACGGTAAGGATTCCAATTTTTCTTTCACTTCGATCAAGCGTGGAGCTATTGCTTCTGTCAATAATCGTGGATGGGCAGGTGCCTGGGGAGATTTTGATAATGACGGCTTTGTGGACATGATCATTACTCATCCTCGCGGATTTGTCGGTACGCCGATCAGGAATCCTTTCTTCCGAAATCTTGGTGCTGGTGAATTTTCGAAAGTTGTCACCGGAGATGTTGTGAAGGATCTTGCTCCATACACCGTAGCAACATGGTATGATTATGATTTCGATGGAGACGAGGATCTCTTCATAGGAAGTGGTCCCGCAGGAACTCCGGCAAGGGATTATATTTTTAAGAATCTATTAAAAGAGAGCGGAAGCGCGATACTACAGCGCATCAATGATGGGATCCTGGGTACCGATCTTGTCGATGGCCAGGTGTGGAATTGGATCGATTATGATAATGACGGTGATCTTGATGCATATCTCACAAATTACACAGGAGTGTCGAACAACAATCTATACCGAAATGATAACGGAACTTTTGTCAAAACTATTGCCGCCGATGTAGGTCCGATTGTCTCTTCAAATAGAGGTTCGCTCTCAAATATTTGGATCGACTGCGACAATGACGGGGATCTTGATTGTTATGTCACGCGCGACAGTGCAAGAACATCACAGTATTTTTCCAACAATGGAAATGGAACGTTTATCAAAATTGATTCTCTGCCGATGGTAAAAAACGCAGTTCCTCACATTGCAGCTGTTGCGGGGGATTATGATGATGACGGTGACATGGATCTTTTTGTTGTGAGCGGAGGATCGAACAATGAACTATACCGAAATGATCAATCTGCATCGAATAATTGGTTGAAACTGAATGTTAAGGGCTTCCCTTTGAACAGATCTGCCATCGGTGCAAAAGTGAAGATGAAAGCAACCATCAATGGAAAATCGTACTGGCAGTTCCGGGAGATCACAGCGCAGAATAGTTTTAACGGTCACAACAGCATGATAGCTCATTTTGGACTAGGCAATGCAACGGTAGCTGATTCCGTAATTATTGAATGGCTCTCCGGATCAAAGAGCACCCTGGTCAATGTTCCGGCAAAACAGCTTCTGAACATCACTGAAAATGGAAAACAAAAATATTTGCGATCGGTTTTTTACGGCGATATCGAGGTCGATCAAGTTCCTTTTACGGTGAATTTTACGAATGTATCTTTCGGAGATTCATTATCAACGCCAACGTCGTGGAAATGGGATTTCAACAATGACGGGATCATCGATGCGACAACGAAAAATGCGTCATTTACTTACATTAAACCTGATACATATTCTGTAAAACTGATCATCTCGGACGGAATAACGAGCGATACGCTTGTCCGCCAAAAATACATTATTGCTAAGCCGCTGGTATCCGTCGTCAGCATCAACACGGTACAGCATCATTTTGGAACGATCGATGTGAATACCGAAAAGAGAGATACGACGATCACAATTTATAATTTGGGGAAGGGAACGGATTCCATTTTTGTTTCCCTGAAGTACGGCAGTTCCGGTCCGGGAACAGTGAAACCCGATTCGGCTCTGTCAATATCAACGAAAGGTTTCTTCCTTGCCGCCTATGATTCTCAAAAAATCACTTTTACAATCTTTCCGCGAAAAGTAACACGAACGAATTTGACCATTACATATACTCCTGTATTGATCATCACATCAAAGAACAACGATGGAAAGAAGGTATTTGAAAAGGATATGTATTTCAAATTATCGGGAACACTCATGGGAGTTGACGACTCAGAGTTGAAACCGCGTGCTTTTTCATTATCGCAAAATTATCCCAATCCGTTCAATCCCTCGACGATCATACAATTTCAAATCCCCGAAAAAAACATGGTGACAATGATCCTCTATGATGCGATTGGACGGGAAGCAAAGAGATTGATCAGTGAAGAACGGGACCAAGGAGAATACTCCTTTTCCTTGAATGGCGAGGGACTCTCAAGCGGGTTGTATTATTATACTCTTCGAACCGGTAGTTATTCCGAGACAAAAAAGTTGATGCTACTGAAATAG
- a CDS encoding LytTR family DNA-binding domain-containing protein — MKIRTLIVDDEPLARERINTLLHDEKDVRVVAECGNGKEAFRAIMEQEIDLVFLDIQMPELDGVRLLEKLPAERIPLIIFTTAFDSFAVKAFELNAIDYLLKPFTKKRFQESLSRVKQNMLSDDKDLYLSQMLTTIQSVVQKQQYADKVVVKSEGKVRFIPTREILWLESDANYLKIHTLTDSHLLRDTMTNFSKKLDPAAFLRLHRTVIVNTEYIKELKPWFNDEYVAILRNGTQLPIGRTYKKSVNEFFHL, encoded by the coding sequence ATGAAAATACGAACACTCATAGTTGATGACGAACCGCTCGCCCGGGAACGGATTAACACACTATTGCATGATGAAAAAGATGTTCGCGTTGTTGCAGAATGCGGAAATGGAAAAGAAGCCTTTCGTGCGATAATGGAGCAAGAGATCGATCTTGTTTTTTTGGATATCCAAATGCCTGAACTTGATGGAGTTCGACTGTTGGAAAAACTTCCGGCGGAACGGATTCCGTTAATTATCTTTACCACGGCGTTCGATTCATTTGCAGTAAAAGCATTTGAATTAAATGCGATCGATTATCTCTTAAAACCGTTTACCAAAAAACGATTTCAGGAATCGTTATCACGGGTGAAACAGAACATGCTTTCCGATGATAAAGATCTTTATCTCTCACAAATGCTGACAACAATCCAATCTGTTGTTCAAAAACAACAATATGCTGATAAAGTGGTTGTGAAGAGTGAAGGGAAAGTGCGATTTATTCCAACACGCGAGATCCTCTGGTTGGAAAGCGATGCGAATTACCTAAAGATTCATACGTTAACGGATTCACACCTTCTTCGCGATACGATGACGAATTTTTCAAAAAAACTAGACCCCGCTGCTTTTCTTCGCCTGCATCGAACGGTGATTGTGAATACAGAATATATCAAAGAACTTAAGCCTTGGTTTAATGATGAGTATGTAGCAATTCTCCGGAACGGAACCCAGCTTCCAATCGGACGAACGTATAAAAAATCTGTAAACGAATTCTTTCATTTGTAG
- a CDS encoding histidine kinase, whose protein sequence is MKIKFLNIIIFWSLLAVFMTGVMTLVHPITNRPISIWAEFIWELGFSAIWIIGTPITLWIARIYSLQKNDHVKNGVILFSAGLMLSTLQCIIHGFIIYFFHPDVKTFEINIILTSLFYNIDKMLIVYSALVIMQHAMDFYQRYQEKELTASKLETQLSQAQMLALKMQLQPHFLFNTLNAIVTLVHKDPNLAEEMIVRLSDFLRITLDASGRQIVSLKEELDFIKAYLLIEEIRFSGRLSYKDNVPTELLDAQIPMLLLQPLVENSIKHGFSQFEHANILSISAEQKDQSLIITVSDDAVPSEKLGNIQEGIGLTNSRQRLQALYGDQASLVITANNNHGVTVRVVIPYSLSQE, encoded by the coding sequence TTGAAAATTAAATTTCTAAATATCATTATCTTTTGGTCTCTCCTTGCTGTTTTTATGACAGGAGTGATGACTTTAGTCCACCCGATCACAAATCGGCCAATCAGTATTTGGGCTGAATTTATATGGGAACTTGGATTTTCTGCCATATGGATTATTGGAACACCAATCACACTGTGGATTGCCAGAATATATTCACTGCAAAAGAACGACCATGTGAAGAATGGAGTGATCCTTTTTTCTGCAGGCTTAATGTTATCGACTCTTCAATGTATCATTCATGGCTTCATCATTTATTTTTTCCATCCCGATGTAAAGACGTTCGAAATAAATATCATTCTGACGTCACTCTTCTATAACATTGATAAAATGTTGATCGTCTATTCGGCACTGGTCATTATGCAGCATGCCATGGATTTCTATCAACGTTATCAGGAGAAAGAATTGACTGCTTCAAAACTCGAGACGCAGTTGTCACAAGCGCAAATGCTTGCGCTAAAAATGCAGTTACAGCCTCATTTTCTTTTTAATACATTAAACGCTATTGTAACGCTTGTCCATAAAGATCCCAATCTTGCAGAAGAAATGATCGTCCGATTGAGTGATTTTTTACGAATTACACTCGATGCGTCGGGACGGCAGATTGTTTCGTTGAAGGAGGAACTTGATTTTATTAAGGCGTATTTATTAATCGAAGAGATACGCTTTAGCGGGAGACTTTCATACAAGGATAACGTTCCGACTGAACTTCTAGACGCACAGATCCCAATGCTGTTGTTGCAGCCCCTCGTAGAAAATTCAATCAAACATGGTTTTTCGCAATTTGAACATGCAAATATTCTGAGCATTTCCGCTGAACAAAAAGATCAGTCGTTGATTATCACCGTCAGCGATGATGCTGTTCCATCAGAAAAGTTAGGGAATATTCAAGAGGGGATCGGTTTAACGAATTCACGACAGCGACTTCAAGCGCTTTATGGTGATCAGGCATCACTTGTCATAACGGCAAATAATAATCACGGGGTCACTGTTCGAGTTGTCATCCCTTATTCATTGTCTCAAGAATGA
- a CDS encoding serine hydrolase, with protein MKKLIRFIVSCSFIFFPSCEENAIDPVIPIVNTPQYQWESASLVSQNIDSVKIDSAVLQFGANENIYSFILARNGYLVKEYYRSQFYFYNEFELRSVTKSIISALVGIALQKGVIDSLDQPMLSFFPEYDSPELDPRKKLITVRHLLTMRAGFDFSDNNPPPYLDSPTADRVKLIIELPLKYNPGERFYYGSVQTHLLSAIITKRSGMSTLEFAKKYLFTPAKINAGYWSKDPQGIYSGGSGLLMSPRNMARFGFLYLHNGMLDSVRILPQSWIEQSTLPNNAANGIWGDLSNVNYGFSWWTNYDSHDSLYFAAGSGGQYIMIVPSKNAVIVATANPNVPAEIAGQQEDEIMNILVRYVIPSLR; from the coding sequence ATGAAGAAACTCATCCGTTTCATTGTATCCTGTTCTTTTATTTTCTTTCCCTCCTGCGAAGAGAATGCCATTGATCCTGTCATACCGATTGTCAATACACCGCAGTATCAATGGGAGAGTGCATCGTTGGTTTCTCAGAATATCGATTCGGTGAAGATCGATTCTGCTGTGTTACAATTTGGTGCAAATGAGAATATCTATTCCTTTATTCTCGCTCGTAATGGTTACTTGGTGAAGGAATATTATCGGTCTCAATTCTATTTTTACAATGAGTTTGAACTCCGCTCCGTGACAAAAAGTATTATCTCGGCACTCGTCGGTATCGCGTTACAGAAAGGAGTGATCGATAGTCTCGATCAACCGATGCTATCGTTCTTTCCTGAATATGATTCTCCGGAACTCGATCCGAGGAAGAAATTGATCACTGTCCGGCATTTGCTGACTATGCGAGCTGGTTTTGATTTCAGCGACAATAATCCTCCACCATATTTAGATTCTCCGACAGCTGACAGAGTAAAACTGATCATAGAACTTCCGTTGAAATACAATCCGGGTGAGCGATTCTATTATGGATCGGTACAGACACATTTGCTTTCGGCGATCATCACGAAACGGTCAGGAATGTCTACGCTGGAGTTTGCCAAGAAATATTTGTTCACTCCTGCAAAGATCAATGCCGGATATTGGAGTAAAGATCCGCAGGGAATATACTCAGGCGGTTCCGGTCTATTAATGTCACCAAGAAATATGGCGAGATTTGGGTTTCTCTATCTGCACAACGGAATGTTGGACAGCGTCCGAATATTACCCCAGAGCTGGATTGAACAAAGCACTCTTCCAAACAATGCTGCCAATGGTATATGGGGAGATTTATCAAATGTCAATTATGGTTTTTCATGGTGGACAAATTATGACAGTCACGATAGTCTCTATTTTGCTGCCGGATCAGGAGGTCAGTATATTATGATCGTTCCCTCAAAGAATGCTGTTATTGTTGCTACGGCAAATCCAAATGTACCGGCAGAAATTGCCGGGCAGCAGGAGGATGAGATTATGAATATTCTTGTTCGGTATGTTATTCCCTCCTTGCGATAA
- a CDS encoding YCF48-related protein gives MKTVVVVSILFVTSLHSQWLLQTSNSAEVLLGVSFPANDTGYIVGTSGLILATTNGGSSWNSKPSGTTKFLRDVYFSSVESGVAVGESGLIIRTTNKGTSWTPVSSGTTEHLVHVHFANRSIGMASGHIGTVLKTTDAGNSWKNTTTGVNVELTGIYVINDTTACAIGFSGTIIRTTNGGATWVPQTSTVINDLRSVWFTSANTGYVVGMGGKILKTTNGGSNWNALVSGSSNNLYAITFSNELNGAAVGNGIILRTTNAGTSWIPQSVSFTGDLYGVDFTDNVNGWSVGQQGKIFNTNSPVTGFNDLSNDNSITSFALHQNYPNPFNPSTTISYYIPFASRVKLLLFDALGRELAVLIDQFQDKGAYHTTLSSNEYSLSGGVYFYKLIAGTFTDVKKVLLVK, from the coding sequence ATGAAAACCGTCGTTGTCGTAAGTATTCTCTTTGTAACATCTCTTCATTCTCAATGGCTTCTGCAAACCAGTAATTCAGCTGAAGTGTTATTGGGTGTTTCATTCCCTGCAAACGATACCGGTTACATCGTCGGAACGAGCGGTCTAATTTTGGCAACAACAAATGGTGGTAGTTCATGGAATTCAAAACCAAGCGGCACCACAAAATTTTTGCGGGATGTCTATTTTTCGTCTGTTGAATCCGGTGTGGCAGTGGGTGAAAGCGGATTAATCATTCGAACCACAAACAAAGGAACATCATGGACTCCGGTTTCAAGTGGAACAACTGAACATTTGGTCCACGTCCATTTTGCTAACCGTTCAATCGGAATGGCATCGGGTCATATCGGCACAGTTTTAAAAACGACTGATGCAGGGAATTCGTGGAAGAACACCACTACGGGAGTAAATGTTGAGCTCACTGGAATCTATGTTATCAACGATACAACAGCATGTGCAATTGGGTTTTCCGGGACAATCATTCGAACGACAAATGGAGGTGCTACGTGGGTTCCGCAAACAAGTACTGTCATCAACGATCTTCGAAGCGTTTGGTTTACCAGCGCGAATACAGGTTATGTCGTCGGCATGGGAGGAAAAATTCTGAAGACAACCAATGGTGGATCAAATTGGAATGCACTCGTCAGCGGAAGTTCCAACAATCTTTATGCGATCACTTTTTCTAATGAACTCAATGGTGCAGCAGTGGGGAACGGTATCATTCTCCGCACAACCAATGCAGGTACAAGTTGGATACCACAGTCGGTCAGTTTTACGGGTGACTTGTACGGAGTAGATTTTACCGACAATGTGAATGGATGGTCAGTTGGACAACAGGGAAAAATATTTAATACAAATTCACCGGTGACAGGGTTTAACGATCTTTCAAACGACAATTCTATTACCTCATTTGCTCTTCATCAAAATTATCCTAATCCATTCAATCCAAGTACAACAATTTCCTATTACATTCCTTTTGCAAGTCGGGTAAAACTATTGTTGTTTGACGCTCTTGGGAGAGAGCTAGCTGTTTTGATAGATCAATTTCAAGATAAAGGGGCTTATCACACAACATTGTCATCAAATGAGTACTCGCTTTCGGGGGGAGTTTATTTCTATAAATTGATCGCAGGGACATTTACAGATGTCAAGAAAGTCCTTTTGGTAAAATAA
- a CDS encoding M28 family peptidase — MIRRMFVVTLLFSFSLGFAQKSVKKPIDAGNVDYITKEQLQDYLKFIASDELEGRDTPSRGLNIAAKFIATHLSRWGYKPAGDGGTFFQKIVLHKTKVKSAETYAELNGQKYSFGQDLISSAIAGNVSAPMIYAKNGYILKAKEINPYDGVDVKGKIIVVIDGYPKGVTRGDFKGKVGEGYDTPSNYAKMKGALGIIYIPSTKALASWERDKNYVTGKGTLTVPAFKKIDEPQAVPSITADPKLVDAIFAGEKTGVQSMNNRASADSVSSFALSSTKKMSINVGVNIDTLYTQNVVAVLEGSDKKLKDEYVAFGAHYDHIGIRSEPINGDSINNGADDDGSGTVGLISMAEAFAKGGRAKRSILFVWHMGEEKGLWGSKYFVENPTIPLSNIVTQLNIDMIGRSTVENDSTANDEVTKPNEVFSIGSFMMSTELGKLNESVNASLYNMKLNYKFDDPNDPNRLFYRSDHYNYAKKGIPIVFYFDGIHEDYHRVSDEVEKIDFEKLMKVTKTVYALGWKIANLPKRPVVDKEFSRDVID; from the coding sequence ATGATTCGTCGAATGTTTGTTGTAACACTTCTTTTTTCATTTTCTCTTGGGTTTGCACAAAAATCTGTCAAAAAACCGATTGATGCAGGTAATGTTGATTACATAACCAAAGAGCAATTGCAGGACTACCTAAAATTTATTGCCTCCGATGAACTTGAAGGACGCGATACACCTTCCCGCGGATTGAATATTGCAGCAAAATTTATCGCAACACATTTATCCCGATGGGGATATAAACCTGCCGGAGATGGCGGAACATTTTTTCAGAAGATTGTATTGCACAAAACAAAAGTGAAATCTGCGGAGACGTACGCAGAGTTGAATGGTCAGAAGTACTCCTTTGGTCAGGATCTCATTTCTTCTGCCATTGCCGGAAATGTTTCTGCACCGATGATCTATGCAAAGAACGGTTACATACTTAAAGCAAAAGAGATCAATCCGTATGATGGGGTTGATGTGAAGGGTAAGATCATCGTTGTGATCGATGGATATCCAAAAGGAGTCACCAGAGGAGATTTTAAAGGAAAAGTTGGTGAAGGATATGATACACCATCGAATTATGCGAAAATGAAAGGGGCGCTTGGCATCATTTACATTCCTTCTACAAAAGCATTGGCGTCATGGGAGCGGGATAAGAATTACGTTACCGGAAAAGGGACTTTGACCGTCCCCGCGTTCAAAAAAATCGATGAACCTCAGGCAGTCCCCTCGATCACTGCTGATCCGAAATTAGTGGATGCCATCTTTGCCGGAGAAAAGACCGGTGTCCAATCCATGAACAATCGCGCATCAGCAGATTCAGTTTCATCGTTTGCCTTATCCTCAACGAAAAAAATGTCAATTAATGTCGGCGTCAATATCGATACGTTGTACACCCAAAATGTTGTTGCTGTCTTGGAAGGTTCTGATAAAAAATTGAAGGATGAATATGTGGCCTTCGGCGCGCATTACGATCACATCGGCATCCGATCCGAACCGATCAATGGTGATTCCATTAACAATGGAGCAGACGATGACGGCAGCGGAACAGTCGGACTAATTTCAATGGCTGAGGCGTTTGCGAAGGGTGGCAGAGCAAAACGGTCAATTCTTTTTGTTTGGCATATGGGAGAAGAAAAAGGATTATGGGGTTCTAAATATTTCGTTGAGAATCCGACCATCCCGTTGTCAAATATTGTCACGCAATTGAATATAGACATGATTGGCAGAAGTACTGTTGAGAACGATTCGACTGCCAATGATGAAGTCACAAAACCAAACGAAGTATTCTCGATCGGCTCATTTATGATGAGCACAGAACTTGGGAAACTGAATGAGAGTGTCAACGCTTCGTTGTACAATATGAAGCTGAATTATAAGTTTGACGATCCAAATGATCCAAACCGTCTGTTCTACAGAAGCGATCATTACAACTACGCAAAAAAGGGAATCCCGATCGTATTTTATTTTGACGGTATCCATGAAGACTATCATCGGGTCAGCGACGAAGTGGAAAAAATCGATTTCGAAAAATTGATGAAAGTAACGAAGACTGTCTATGCGCTCGGCTGGAAGATCGCCAATCTTCCTAAACGTCCTGTTGTGGACAAAGAGTTTTCACGCGATGTGATTGATTAG